One Branchiostoma floridae strain S238N-H82 chromosome 1, Bfl_VNyyK, whole genome shotgun sequence genomic region harbors:
- the LOC118430234 gene encoding protein dispatched homolog 1-like isoform X1, which produces MGYSKVVANHAFVVFGIAVAMLVTCAVVSFTVHQLPNFSDPIAGFEPRGTVLGDRLFSWDNLNDATCSFSGCMLHNIPLKFAHEQQPKDDSHEDDDDEDPRATDQDRLPVVELELVHHSFDHSGNGLWDSLPPNLYQTTGMDLFDDWYDDDDDYDDEGDYRVVRPGVVEDMQGEGRPYPGRVENIGFTASSATAAPPSPEQPTEWSSNNGTLVLDSPGQDFVDITASPSAASPATAVETRVVSPVGQKWTSTPLTHRPRQKRTIGLCHLNPRPLQVTFPCNNPSRQYARMVFESAGNFQDEFNLFTLPAILSMCHQEQALVRDHAQFPSLCVSSSCDDCCPSWSLGNYIALLQNRQSCSAITKGDVRAVLGRLKHCVGFYHNNSLKQDCWKAGEPYQDRCPRVPAQCVEYNAVHSILHYLVDKDFLSPDQPSVDILRYAMVFVPVASGQAMMDIYQDKFDQKTISDGVTRVVGIDFGIKYTMFEHYLRMDTVYPCIAMAIVIIIIRLYTGSAFITFMTVFTIVSSLVVSYFFYTLVFQFPFFPFMNLTTVILLVGIGADDVFVYCDIWQHSKQERPGSSLVDIVSDTLGHAALSMFVTSFTTAATFYANFVSKITAIRCFGVYAGTAILANFILMITLIPSTVVIYEKYVANICTFKKKSNVYSLKKTCVEIFCDLGRKVEYELSEMSRIFFDKLLPCIVIKYRYVWLVWFVGMMVGGFCILFVSPGLHLPSQKDFQVFSRSHPFEQYDMVHREQFWFEKAQDNEYAYLPITMIWGIVPKDNGNHLNPDSRGKVLFDDTFDVTSPASQEWLKGFCLRLRNQSFYQPTPGPQLTNCFIELFQQWMDRECVDELTREDFHPCCNKHTFPYPTDVFKHCIKVATMELDNMPRFRFYRETPGPRFDENDKIRGLIIEFDSKYKFTLAFDTMDKFYHEVETWMQVEMKNAPATMSHGWFVSYFDHYALQDNLATGTLIALGLSVAIALAVMFVTTLNVLISLYAILSIVGTIVVTVGSLVLLNWELNILESVIMSVAVGLSVDFSVHYGVAYRLAPEKDRESRVIFSLSRMGSAITMAALTTFVAGALMMPSTVLSYVQLGTFLMLVMTISWGYATFFFQSLCRMLGPEGNCCHISIPACHLPCDGMQVVTSDSSQQPAVTYEMEPLTSRKVSRYRQSGDTPHVSITTVNGSLLLPPKGRAPSKLPDQLTTISVRQNRGQHKDKDLNTIAARQNGQSSQLRLKLNDESEVESQDTVPNHRSNAPDIWVPREGDSSSQEVSR; this is translated from the exons ATGGG ataCTCCAAGGTGGTGGCTAACCATGCCTTTGTGGTGTTTGGCATTGCTGTGGCCATGCTGGTCACCTGTGCTGTGGTCAGCTTCACCGTCCACCAACTGCCCAACTTCTCCGACCCAATTGCA GGGTTCGAGCCACGAGGAACTGTGCTTGGTGACCGGCTGTTCAGCTGGGACAACCTGAACGATGCCACCTGCAGCTTCTCCGGCTGCATGCTGCACAATATTCCTCTCAAGTTCGCCCACGAACAACAACCCAAGGATGACAGCcacgaggatgatgatgatgaagatccAAG GGCAACTGACCAGGACCGCCTGCCGGTGGTGGAACTTGAACTTGTCCACCATTCCTTTGACCACTCGGGGAATGGCCTGTGGGATTCCCTGCCGCCCAATCTCTACCAGACAACGGGCATGGATCTGTTCGATGACTG gtatgatgatgacgatgactATGATGATGAGGGGGACTACAGGGTGGTACGGCCAGGTGTGGTAGAAGACATGCAAGGAGAAGGCAGGCCTTACCCCGGGCGGGTGGAAAACATTGGGTTCACGGCATCATCTGCCACAGCTGCACCTCCGTCACCCGAGCAGCCAACGGAGTGGAGCTCCAACAACGGGACGCTGGTGCTGGACTCTCCTGGTCAGGACTTTGTTGACATCACCGCCTCACCGAGCGCCGCCTCGCCTGCCACTGCTGTAGAGACCAGGGTGGTCAGCCCCGTCGGTCAGAAGTGGACGTCCACACCGCTCACGCACAGGCCCAGACAGAAGAGGACCATTGGCCTCTGTCATCTCAATCCCAGACCTCTCCAAGTCACCTTCCCATGTAACAACCCAA GTAGGCAGTATGCCCGAATGGTTTTTGAGTCTGCGGGGAACTTCCAAGATGAGTTTAACCTCTTCACGCTGCCAGCCATCCTTTCCATGTGCCACCAGGAGCAGGCCCTAGTCCGCGACCACGCCCAGTTCCCCAGCCTCTGCGTCTCATCCTCCTGTGACGACTGCTGTCCCAGCTGGTCCCTGGGGAACTACATCGCGCTCCTCCAGAACCGACAGTCCTGCAGCGCCATCACAAAGGGGGACGTCAGGGCCGTCCTGGGCAGGTTAAAGCATTGCGTCGGCTTTTatcacaacaacagcctgaagcAGGACTGTTGGAAGGCAGGGGAGCCGTACCAGGACAGATGTCCACGGGTGCCGGCACAGTGTGTGGAGTACAATGCAGTACACTCCATCTTGCATTACCTGGTAGACAAAGACTTCCTCAGCCCAGATCAACCCAGTGTCGACATCCTTCGCTATGCCATGGTGTTCGTTCCTGTCGCTAGTGGCCAGGCAATGATGGACATATATCAGGACAAGTTTGACCAGAAGACCATTTCGGATGGTGTAACAAGAGTTGTCGGCATAGACTTTGGAATCAAGTACACAATGTTTGAGCATTACCTGCGAATGGATACCGTGTATCCCTGCATAGCCATGGCCATTGTGATCATCATTATCCGTCTGTACACAGGCTCTGCCTTTATCACTTTTATGACCGTTTTCACGATTGTCAGTTCACTCGTTGTGTCATATTTCTTCTACACCCTCGTGTTCCAGTTTCCATTCTTCCCTTTCATGAACCTCACCACTGTCATCCTGTTGGTGGGAATCGGAGCAGACGACGTGTTTGTGTACTGTGACATTTGGCAGCACAGCAAGCAGGAGAGACCAGGCTCATCCCTAGTGGACATAGTCTCAGACACCCTCGGACATGCAGCGTTATCCATGTTCGTGACCAGTTTCACCACTGCAGCCACCTTTTACGCCAACTTTGTCAGTAAGATAACAGCCATTCGCTGCTTTGGTGTCTACGCAGGCACGGCTATCCTGGCCAACTTCATCCTCATGATCACCCTCATCCCATCCACTGTCGTCATCTACGAAAAGTACGTCGCCAACATCTGCACCTTCAAGAAGAAAAGCAACGTCTACTCCCTCAAGAAGACCTGCGTGGAGATCTTCTGTGACCTTGGCAGGAAGGTCGAGTACGAGCTCTCGGAGATGTCCAGGATATTCTTTGACAAGCTCCTCCCCTGCATCGTGATCAAGTACCGGTACGTGTGGCTGGTGTGGTTTGTAGGGATGATGGTCGGAGGTTTCTGCATCCTGTTTGTGAGCCCTGGACTCCACCTTCCTAGCCAGAAGGACTTCCAGGTCTTCAGCAGATCCCACCCGTTTGAACAGTACGACATGGTCCACAGGGAGCAGTTCTGGTTCGAGAAGGCACAAGACAACGAGTATGCCTACCTCCCCATCACCATGATCTGGGGTATCGTACCAAAGGATAATGGAAATCACCTGAACCCAGACAGCCGAGGTAAAGTCCTCTTTGACGACACGTTTGACGTCACAAGTCCTGCATCACAGGAGTGGCTAAAGGGATTCTGCCTCCGTCTCAGAAACCAGTCCTTCTATCAGCCAaccccagggccacagcttacCAACTGCTTCATTGAGCTGTTCCAACAGTGGATGGACCGTGAGTGTGTGGACGAGCTGACAAGAGAGGACTTCCACCCCTGCTGTAACAAGCACACCTTTCCATATCCCACAGACGTGTTCAAGCACTGCATCAAAGTGGCCACCATGGAACTAGACAACATGCCCAGGTTTAGGTTCTACAGGGAAACACCCGGGCCCAGGTTTGACGAGAACGACAAGATCAGGGGTCTCATCATTGAGTTTGACAGCAAGTACAAGTTCACCCTTGCGTTCGATACCATGGACAAGTTTTACCATGAGGTTGAAACATGGATGCAAGTTGAGATGAAGAATGCGCCTGCAACAATGTCACATGGATGGTTCGTCAGCTACTTTGACCACTATGCGCTGCAGGATAACCTGGCCACTGGGACCCTGATAGCATTGGGCCTGTCTGTGGCAATTGCATTAGCCGTCATGTTCGTCACCACACTCAATGTACTCATCAGCCTCTATGCCATACTATCCATTGTTGGAACAATCGTCGTGACCGTTGGATCACTGGTGTTGCTGAACTGGGAGCTGAACATCCTGGAGTCAGTCATCATGTCAGTTGCAGTAGGGCTGTCTGTGGACTTTTCTGTGCACTATGGCGTCGCTTATCGCCTGGCGCCAGAAAAGGACAGGGAATCTCGCGTCATCTTTTCCCTCTCCAGAATGGGTTCGGCCATCACTATGGCAGCCTTGACCACCTTTGTTGCCGGCGCTCTGATGATGCCGTCAACGGTTTTGTCGTACGTCCAGCTGGGAACCTTCCTCATGCTGGTCATGACCATCAGCTGGGGCTACGCGACCTTTTTCTTCCAGAGCCTGTGTCGCATGCTGGGCCCAGAGGGAAACTGTTGCCACATCTCCATCCCAGCCTGCCATCTGCCATGTGACGGGATGCAGGTAGTCACGTCAGACTCTTCTCAACAACCGGCTGTAACATACGAAATGGAGCCGTTGACGTCACGAAAAGTCTCCCGATATAGACAGAGCGGAGACACGCCCCATGTCTCCATCACCACGGTGAACGGCAGTTTGCTCCTGCCACCAAAAGGCCGGGCGCCCTCCAAGCTTCCCGACCAGTTGACGACTATTAGTGTACGTCAAAACAGGGGCCAGCATAAAGATAAGGACTTAAACACCATCGCTGCCCGGCAGAATGGACAAAGCAGTCAGCTTCGTCTCAAGTTGAATGACGAAAGTGAAGTGGAAAGCCAGGATACAGTGCCAAATCACAGATCCAATGCCCCTGACATCTGGGTGCCCAGGGAAGGGGACAGTAGTTCTCAGGAGGTCAGCAGATGA
- the LOC118430234 gene encoding protein dispatched homolog 1-like isoform X2, with the protein MGYSKVVANHAFVVFGIAVAMLVTCAVVSFTVHQLPNFSDPIAGFEPRGTVLGDRLFSWDNLNDATCSFSGCMLHNIPLKFAHEQQPKDDSHEDDDDEDPRYDDDDDYDDEGDYRVVRPGVVEDMQGEGRPYPGRVENIGFTASSATAAPPSPEQPTEWSSNNGTLVLDSPGQDFVDITASPSAASPATAVETRVVSPVGQKWTSTPLTHRPRQKRTIGLCHLNPRPLQVTFPCNNPSRQYARMVFESAGNFQDEFNLFTLPAILSMCHQEQALVRDHAQFPSLCVSSSCDDCCPSWSLGNYIALLQNRQSCSAITKGDVRAVLGRLKHCVGFYHNNSLKQDCWKAGEPYQDRCPRVPAQCVEYNAVHSILHYLVDKDFLSPDQPSVDILRYAMVFVPVASGQAMMDIYQDKFDQKTISDGVTRVVGIDFGIKYTMFEHYLRMDTVYPCIAMAIVIIIIRLYTGSAFITFMTVFTIVSSLVVSYFFYTLVFQFPFFPFMNLTTVILLVGIGADDVFVYCDIWQHSKQERPGSSLVDIVSDTLGHAALSMFVTSFTTAATFYANFVSKITAIRCFGVYAGTAILANFILMITLIPSTVVIYEKYVANICTFKKKSNVYSLKKTCVEIFCDLGRKVEYELSEMSRIFFDKLLPCIVIKYRYVWLVWFVGMMVGGFCILFVSPGLHLPSQKDFQVFSRSHPFEQYDMVHREQFWFEKAQDNEYAYLPITMIWGIVPKDNGNHLNPDSRGKVLFDDTFDVTSPASQEWLKGFCLRLRNQSFYQPTPGPQLTNCFIELFQQWMDRECVDELTREDFHPCCNKHTFPYPTDVFKHCIKVATMELDNMPRFRFYRETPGPRFDENDKIRGLIIEFDSKYKFTLAFDTMDKFYHEVETWMQVEMKNAPATMSHGWFVSYFDHYALQDNLATGTLIALGLSVAIALAVMFVTTLNVLISLYAILSIVGTIVVTVGSLVLLNWELNILESVIMSVAVGLSVDFSVHYGVAYRLAPEKDRESRVIFSLSRMGSAITMAALTTFVAGALMMPSTVLSYVQLGTFLMLVMTISWGYATFFFQSLCRMLGPEGNCCHISIPACHLPCDGMQVVTSDSSQQPAVTYEMEPLTSRKVSRYRQSGDTPHVSITTVNGSLLLPPKGRAPSKLPDQLTTISVRQNRGQHKDKDLNTIAARQNGQSSQLRLKLNDESEVESQDTVPNHRSNAPDIWVPREGDSSSQEVSR; encoded by the exons ATGGG ataCTCCAAGGTGGTGGCTAACCATGCCTTTGTGGTGTTTGGCATTGCTGTGGCCATGCTGGTCACCTGTGCTGTGGTCAGCTTCACCGTCCACCAACTGCCCAACTTCTCCGACCCAATTGCA GGGTTCGAGCCACGAGGAACTGTGCTTGGTGACCGGCTGTTCAGCTGGGACAACCTGAACGATGCCACCTGCAGCTTCTCCGGCTGCATGCTGCACAATATTCCTCTCAAGTTCGCCCACGAACAACAACCCAAGGATGACAGCcacgaggatgatgatgatgaagatccAAG gtatgatgatgacgatgactATGATGATGAGGGGGACTACAGGGTGGTACGGCCAGGTGTGGTAGAAGACATGCAAGGAGAAGGCAGGCCTTACCCCGGGCGGGTGGAAAACATTGGGTTCACGGCATCATCTGCCACAGCTGCACCTCCGTCACCCGAGCAGCCAACGGAGTGGAGCTCCAACAACGGGACGCTGGTGCTGGACTCTCCTGGTCAGGACTTTGTTGACATCACCGCCTCACCGAGCGCCGCCTCGCCTGCCACTGCTGTAGAGACCAGGGTGGTCAGCCCCGTCGGTCAGAAGTGGACGTCCACACCGCTCACGCACAGGCCCAGACAGAAGAGGACCATTGGCCTCTGTCATCTCAATCCCAGACCTCTCCAAGTCACCTTCCCATGTAACAACCCAA GTAGGCAGTATGCCCGAATGGTTTTTGAGTCTGCGGGGAACTTCCAAGATGAGTTTAACCTCTTCACGCTGCCAGCCATCCTTTCCATGTGCCACCAGGAGCAGGCCCTAGTCCGCGACCACGCCCAGTTCCCCAGCCTCTGCGTCTCATCCTCCTGTGACGACTGCTGTCCCAGCTGGTCCCTGGGGAACTACATCGCGCTCCTCCAGAACCGACAGTCCTGCAGCGCCATCACAAAGGGGGACGTCAGGGCCGTCCTGGGCAGGTTAAAGCATTGCGTCGGCTTTTatcacaacaacagcctgaagcAGGACTGTTGGAAGGCAGGGGAGCCGTACCAGGACAGATGTCCACGGGTGCCGGCACAGTGTGTGGAGTACAATGCAGTACACTCCATCTTGCATTACCTGGTAGACAAAGACTTCCTCAGCCCAGATCAACCCAGTGTCGACATCCTTCGCTATGCCATGGTGTTCGTTCCTGTCGCTAGTGGCCAGGCAATGATGGACATATATCAGGACAAGTTTGACCAGAAGACCATTTCGGATGGTGTAACAAGAGTTGTCGGCATAGACTTTGGAATCAAGTACACAATGTTTGAGCATTACCTGCGAATGGATACCGTGTATCCCTGCATAGCCATGGCCATTGTGATCATCATTATCCGTCTGTACACAGGCTCTGCCTTTATCACTTTTATGACCGTTTTCACGATTGTCAGTTCACTCGTTGTGTCATATTTCTTCTACACCCTCGTGTTCCAGTTTCCATTCTTCCCTTTCATGAACCTCACCACTGTCATCCTGTTGGTGGGAATCGGAGCAGACGACGTGTTTGTGTACTGTGACATTTGGCAGCACAGCAAGCAGGAGAGACCAGGCTCATCCCTAGTGGACATAGTCTCAGACACCCTCGGACATGCAGCGTTATCCATGTTCGTGACCAGTTTCACCACTGCAGCCACCTTTTACGCCAACTTTGTCAGTAAGATAACAGCCATTCGCTGCTTTGGTGTCTACGCAGGCACGGCTATCCTGGCCAACTTCATCCTCATGATCACCCTCATCCCATCCACTGTCGTCATCTACGAAAAGTACGTCGCCAACATCTGCACCTTCAAGAAGAAAAGCAACGTCTACTCCCTCAAGAAGACCTGCGTGGAGATCTTCTGTGACCTTGGCAGGAAGGTCGAGTACGAGCTCTCGGAGATGTCCAGGATATTCTTTGACAAGCTCCTCCCCTGCATCGTGATCAAGTACCGGTACGTGTGGCTGGTGTGGTTTGTAGGGATGATGGTCGGAGGTTTCTGCATCCTGTTTGTGAGCCCTGGACTCCACCTTCCTAGCCAGAAGGACTTCCAGGTCTTCAGCAGATCCCACCCGTTTGAACAGTACGACATGGTCCACAGGGAGCAGTTCTGGTTCGAGAAGGCACAAGACAACGAGTATGCCTACCTCCCCATCACCATGATCTGGGGTATCGTACCAAAGGATAATGGAAATCACCTGAACCCAGACAGCCGAGGTAAAGTCCTCTTTGACGACACGTTTGACGTCACAAGTCCTGCATCACAGGAGTGGCTAAAGGGATTCTGCCTCCGTCTCAGAAACCAGTCCTTCTATCAGCCAaccccagggccacagcttacCAACTGCTTCATTGAGCTGTTCCAACAGTGGATGGACCGTGAGTGTGTGGACGAGCTGACAAGAGAGGACTTCCACCCCTGCTGTAACAAGCACACCTTTCCATATCCCACAGACGTGTTCAAGCACTGCATCAAAGTGGCCACCATGGAACTAGACAACATGCCCAGGTTTAGGTTCTACAGGGAAACACCCGGGCCCAGGTTTGACGAGAACGACAAGATCAGGGGTCTCATCATTGAGTTTGACAGCAAGTACAAGTTCACCCTTGCGTTCGATACCATGGACAAGTTTTACCATGAGGTTGAAACATGGATGCAAGTTGAGATGAAGAATGCGCCTGCAACAATGTCACATGGATGGTTCGTCAGCTACTTTGACCACTATGCGCTGCAGGATAACCTGGCCACTGGGACCCTGATAGCATTGGGCCTGTCTGTGGCAATTGCATTAGCCGTCATGTTCGTCACCACACTCAATGTACTCATCAGCCTCTATGCCATACTATCCATTGTTGGAACAATCGTCGTGACCGTTGGATCACTGGTGTTGCTGAACTGGGAGCTGAACATCCTGGAGTCAGTCATCATGTCAGTTGCAGTAGGGCTGTCTGTGGACTTTTCTGTGCACTATGGCGTCGCTTATCGCCTGGCGCCAGAAAAGGACAGGGAATCTCGCGTCATCTTTTCCCTCTCCAGAATGGGTTCGGCCATCACTATGGCAGCCTTGACCACCTTTGTTGCCGGCGCTCTGATGATGCCGTCAACGGTTTTGTCGTACGTCCAGCTGGGAACCTTCCTCATGCTGGTCATGACCATCAGCTGGGGCTACGCGACCTTTTTCTTCCAGAGCCTGTGTCGCATGCTGGGCCCAGAGGGAAACTGTTGCCACATCTCCATCCCAGCCTGCCATCTGCCATGTGACGGGATGCAGGTAGTCACGTCAGACTCTTCTCAACAACCGGCTGTAACATACGAAATGGAGCCGTTGACGTCACGAAAAGTCTCCCGATATAGACAGAGCGGAGACACGCCCCATGTCTCCATCACCACGGTGAACGGCAGTTTGCTCCTGCCACCAAAAGGCCGGGCGCCCTCCAAGCTTCCCGACCAGTTGACGACTATTAGTGTACGTCAAAACAGGGGCCAGCATAAAGATAAGGACTTAAACACCATCGCTGCCCGGCAGAATGGACAAAGCAGTCAGCTTCGTCTCAAGTTGAATGACGAAAGTGAAGTGGAAAGCCAGGATACAGTGCCAAATCACAGATCCAATGCCCCTGACATCTGGGTGCCCAGGGAAGGGGACAGTAGTTCTCAGGAGGTCAGCAGATGA